tctattcaggtaccCTGCCAATTTCTAAGTcagattgtttttgttgttattgttgagttgtatgagttctttctgtattttgggtattagccACTTACTGgctatatcatttacaaatacctTCTCCCGtaattgccttttctttttgttggtggtttcctgaGTTTCTTATTGTCCTAACCCTAGCAGACATGTGTCCTGTCCAGAAACTCATGAAGCCATTTCCGACTCCCCTGCCTTCCTGAAATGTGTCAAATCCACATCGGGTTTCCTTAGGACTTTCTCTCCAGAGCTGGTCTCAGAGGTCTTATCTGCTAATGGTGAAGTTTCCAGACCCAAAGGCGGGCTGGCAGAGAAGGCAGCACTGAGGTGCGTCAAATTCTAACCACATCACATTGGGTGAGCCTCTGAGTCATTTTCCCACAGTGTCTTGCACATGAAAGAGATTTTGACTTGAAATGCTGATTCAGTGATGCCCCTTTCTGTTGCTAATACATGTGACGACTCACGTCCCCGTGCCTGACCACAACAGAGATGTTTTTAATGTCAGAATGACAAAACCACCATGTGTATGAGGAAAGGCCGAGTGGAAGCTAAGATTTaattagttctatttttattgctCATTTTCCCTACAAAGCAGGTCAATAAAGACAGTGGTGGTTTTAGGTGAAAGGTATCTTCTTCCTCAGACTTTTTCTAAAAGTGGGTTCACGTTCCTTTCTTGGGGTGACACACCGGTTACTTGGGAGTCAGTCAACAGTCTCCATCCGacccccatttaaaaaaatgctttgtgCTGCCTAGCAGGAGAGTTTTAGTAAGACAGAGTATCTTAACGAATCTTTAGTTTCTGTCCCTGTTCATAGAGGAAGCCACGACCACGTGCCGCTGAGAAGCAGCAGCGCCTGCAGACCCGGGACGGGGTGAGGGCCACCCGCCAGCAGCGGGAGCAGGTGGGGCGCCTGGCAACAAAGGGCCTGTTTGGGCCTCAACAAGAGCATGAGGGATGCGATCCTCCTTCGCAGGCCTTTGGTTTTTTCTCCCGCTTCGGTGCTagtttctcctctgctctggtgGACTGTCAGCTTCCTCATGAGCAAAACAGTACCTGCTCTCCCTGACCCCCAAAAAAGTTCAAAACACATGAAATGAATACCAAGACATATGAAAGTGTTTTGTGAACTCTTAAGCCCTACACGACTGTGCCCCAGGGCAACTGCACAGAGCCGGGTGCTAGACGAAGGGGAGCAGGCCACCGCTGCGGTCGCCTGGGGGCTGAGCGCCCAGTCCTGGCCACACGTCCTCGACACAGGGACAAAAGCTCCGTGACTGCAGGCTCTGCCGGATCTGGCTTCTTGCTGCTCCACCCGCCTCGCCTTACAcgtttttctctctccatccaaAACCCATATCCACGCTTTAGCTTTTTAGCCAGTTATCACTTCCTCATGGTAGCCATTCACAACTCCCTGGCTTCGTCAAATTCCTCCTATTGCATGATCTTACAGAATTCCAAATTTGGAAGTTTGTCATGGTtccaatttccatctttttaagtGATCTCACATTTTCTATGATGGAGGTAATGTTGTAATATATTTTCCTTAGTAATTAACGAATCAAGTATATAAGTAATGTTACAagtttaaaagcattttatataaataaaatctaagtCAGAAGAACATGTTAGAAACTGTCTGTGCCTTGatttttcattctgaaattaGGATCACTGTCTCATCAAGACAGTCCAATGCTTCCCAGGTGGGACAGCGATCACCACCCCCAGATGAGGCGAGCAAACAGGAGAAGggtaaggaaaagaaatggcTACTGATGGTCTGTTATTCCAGAGACTCCTGGACAGACAGGTTCCTAGGTCTCGGCGTTAGAAGGAGCCCTCGGACTCCTCTGCTGGGGCACAGGACAGTGGGGCTGAGGGACCAGCCAGCTGGGGAGACTGCACGTCTTCTCTTCCCAGACAGGCCGAGCAGATGAGGAGTGAACCGCCCAGGGCCAGGAACACACCGGCAGCCCAGCCCAGGAAGAGGGCGTCTCCAAACTCCCACCGAGGCACAATTGCAGGGACATCGTCGTCCCAGAAGTCTTGGATTGTGGCGTAGGCCACCCAGGAGACTGGGAAGAGGGTAGTGACTGCAGCTGATGCCTCCAGACTCCCTCCCACGAGGCAAAGCCGCCTCTTAAATACCCATCTGATCCTGTGAAACTGGAAGCATTCGGACCCAAAGCCAGAGAGCAGAAGCCCCAGGAGGCCCAGCCCCTGGGAGGCTACCATGAGGATGCGGGATACCTGGAGCTCCCGGGGCAGAGACAGGAAGGGCTCCAAGGCTTTGCACACAGCAGCAACGTCCTGATTCACGCAGACCTCCCACAGCCCCATGGTCCAGGTCTCCATTTCATTCAGGTCCAGACTGAGCGTCTTCCACCGCGGCAGGACAGTGGTGACGCAGGAGCAGACCCAGCCCAGGAGAGAGAGGAGCAGCGCCCCGAGCTGGGCTTTCCCACAGACACTCCAGGCCATGAGAGCTCCCGCCACAGAGGCAGAAAGACAAGGACAGGAGGCTTGGTGACGGTTAGCAGGGACTTTGGGGAGGCTGAGAGGACGGTCTCACATGGGGGAGGGTTCCTGTTTCAGTTTTCTAGGCTGCAGCTGAGGCAGGTGCCAGGCACTTGGCAGTGTTTGGGTTGAGGGGGTGTGCCCAAGATCAAGTGTGGGTGTGGATTGTGGGGGATGGTCCCATGAGAGGTGAGAGGTAAAAAAGCAGAGAGTAAGCCATCAATACATATTTGAGCAATAAATTCATAAACTTAAAGTCACTCCCCAGTCCGAGATGATAGGAATGCTGTTCTGGGAATATAACTTCTGGAAGGCAACCTCCACGTTCCACACTTTTAAATACTCACTTTGACCCAGCACCCTACCTCCAGGAACTTAGCCTAATTTATTGTGAATGTATACAAAGATTTACAAAAATGCCCATTGAAATATTGTTAATAATTGCACATTTTTgttaatactattcagccattttAAAGTGATATGGAGGAAATTTTAAtgacatgaaaaatgtttttgataTGCTGCTAAGTGAGAAAAGCAGGTGACAGTATAGAGGACATAGAATACACTGTCAGAAACGCATATCTATATCGCTTAGATCTATGAACATGCATATCATATACCACAAAATGTTAACCATGGTTACTTTAACAGAAGGATTATGGatagtttttatttccttatttatgctgatctatgtattttttaagttttaaaaatttactatttagtatttttggaggaagaaaaaagctgaaaattCCCCAATCCAAGAAACCTACATAGACCCAGCACAAACCGAGAGGGACGTGCTCCCTCCCCAGTGTCCCCAGGTTGCAAGGACGTCAGCAGCTGACGGTTGTCTGCCAGCTCCCAAATCTTTTTTTGCCACTCCCAACAGGGAGGTTgacaagaaaggaaacaattcCCACTT
This portion of the Manis javanica isolate MJ-LG chromosome 6, MJ_LKY, whole genome shotgun sequence genome encodes:
- the CLDN25 gene encoding putative claudin-25, whose product is MAWSVCGKAQLGALLLSLLGWVCSCVTTVLPRWKTLSLDLNEMETWTMGLWEVCVNQDVAAVCKALEPFLSLPRELQVSRILMVASQGLGLLGLLLSGFGSECFQFHRIRWVFKRRLCLVGGSLEASAAVTTLFPVSWVAYATIQDFWDDDVPAIVPRWEFGDALFLGWAAGVFLALGGSLLICSACLGREDVQSPQLAGPSAPLSCAPAEESEGSF